From Saccharothrix espanaensis DSM 44229, the proteins below share one genomic window:
- a CDS encoding helix-turn-helix domain-containing protein — MSEADAVEHLLELLDLLADDASSERLARVLPAARAAGARDAALDRVGRATEQALKIRRTLTAHRRREAELEALFDTAGDLAGARDPDGVLRSIVRRARMLLGADIAYLSMNQPDERGTYMRVTDGSISVRFQRLRLGLGDGLGGLVAQTAQPYVTADYAADDRFHHTAAIDTAVGEEGLVAILGVPLKLDRRVIGVLYAANRSPRQFPPDEVALLSSLADHAAIALDTAHLLEETRAAGETIRSHNEAMRRAEDAHDRLTDLVLRGADVPEVAAAVAEVLAGGIAVHDSDGVELARTGTAAVVHRAAVNSSRAGGRAVPQDGTWVCAVLAGRELLGSITLSDRPDLVDADRRLFERAAVVTALLLLLRRTVAEAENKVRGELITDLLGVVVADPVALSARARRVGVELGARHVVLVADGPRDRLAAAAAHYASGCRGLAGVHGEHVVLVLPGEDLSGAARDTARVLGKAVGLPVTVGAGGPAAGPGEVAAAHAEAARCLRALLVLDRRGAGGTLGELGFVGVLLGDRADVGGYVRATLGPLLDYDASRGTELVRTVTAYFGCGANLSRAKEELHVHVNTVVQRLDRVASLLGDDWQSPERVLEVQLALRLLKVLG; from the coding sequence ATGAGCGAGGCGGACGCGGTGGAGCACCTGCTGGAGCTGTTGGACCTGCTGGCGGACGACGCGAGCAGCGAACGGCTGGCCCGGGTGCTCCCCGCGGCGCGTGCGGCGGGCGCGCGGGACGCGGCGCTGGACCGCGTCGGCCGCGCCACCGAGCAGGCGTTGAAGATCCGCCGCACGCTCACCGCGCACCGCCGCCGGGAAGCCGAGCTGGAGGCGCTGTTCGACACCGCGGGCGACCTGGCGGGCGCGCGCGACCCGGACGGCGTGCTGCGCTCGATCGTGCGCCGCGCCCGGATGCTGCTCGGGGCCGACATCGCGTACCTGAGCATGAACCAGCCCGACGAGCGCGGCACGTACATGCGGGTCACCGACGGCTCGATCTCGGTGCGGTTCCAGCGCCTGCGGCTCGGCCTGGGCGACGGGCTCGGCGGACTGGTCGCGCAGACCGCCCAGCCGTACGTGACCGCCGACTACGCCGCCGACGACCGGTTCCACCACACCGCCGCGATCGACACCGCCGTCGGCGAGGAGGGCCTGGTCGCGATCCTGGGCGTGCCGCTCAAGCTGGACCGCCGGGTGATCGGCGTGCTCTACGCGGCCAACCGGTCGCCCCGCCAGTTCCCGCCCGACGAGGTGGCGCTGCTGTCGTCGCTGGCCGACCACGCCGCGATCGCCCTGGACACCGCGCACCTGCTGGAGGAGACCCGCGCGGCCGGCGAGACGATCCGCTCGCACAACGAGGCCATGCGCCGCGCCGAGGACGCCCACGACCGGCTCACCGACCTGGTGCTGCGCGGCGCGGACGTGCCGGAGGTGGCGGCGGCCGTGGCGGAGGTGCTCGCCGGCGGGATCGCGGTGCACGACAGCGACGGTGTCGAACTCGCCCGCACCGGCACCGCCGCCGTCGTGCACCGCGCCGCGGTGAACTCCTCCCGCGCGGGCGGGCGGGCCGTGCCGCAGGACGGGACGTGGGTGTGCGCGGTGCTCGCCGGCCGGGAACTGCTGGGCAGCATCACCCTCTCCGACCGCCCCGACCTCGTGGACGCCGACCGCCGGCTGTTCGAGCGCGCGGCCGTCGTCACGGCCCTGCTGCTGCTGTTGCGCCGCACGGTCGCCGAGGCGGAGAACAAGGTGCGCGGCGAGCTGATCACCGACCTGCTGGGCGTGGTCGTGGCGGACCCGGTGGCGTTGAGCGCGCGGGCCCGCCGGGTGGGCGTGGAGCTGGGCGCGCGGCACGTGGTGCTGGTCGCGGACGGTCCGCGCGACCGGCTGGCGGCAGCGGCGGCGCACTACGCGTCCGGGTGCCGTGGATTGGCCGGGGTGCACGGCGAACACGTCGTGCTGGTGCTGCCGGGAGAAGACCTGTCCGGCGCGGCGCGGGACACGGCCCGGGTCCTGGGCAAGGCGGTGGGGCTGCCGGTCACCGTGGGCGCGGGCGGGCCCGCCGCCGGGCCGGGCGAGGTGGCCGCGGCGCACGCCGAAGCCGCCCGGTGCCTGCGCGCGTTGCTCGTCCTGGACCGGCGTGGAGCCGGGGGAACGTTGGGGGAGCTGGGTTTCGTGGGCGTGCTGCTGGGCGACCGCGCGGACGTCGGCGGGTACGTGCGGGCGACTCTGGGGCCGTTGCTGGACTACGACGCGAGTCGCGGGACCGAGCTGGTGCGCACGGTCACCGCGTACTTCGGGTGCGGGGCGAACCTCAGTCGTGCCAAGGAAGAGCTGCATGTGCACGTGAACACGGTCGTGCAGCGGCTGGACCGGGTGGCCAGCCTGCTCGGCGACGACTGGCAGTCGCCGGAGCGGGTGCTGGAGGTCCAGTTGGCGTTGCGGCTGCTGAAAGTCCTGGGATGA
- the secA2 gene encoding accessory Sec system translocase SecA2 has product MTTLLGRFKQRLRRFAQKPGSADLTPYRKLLVEVNEQADRVSALSDAELTEAAAALREKSDFGRPELVEVCALGREAADRALGLRPFDVQILGALGLLEGHVVEMATGEGKTLSGAIAAAGFALRGDHVHVVSVNDYLAQRDAEWMGPLYELLGVSVGWLNQSSKPEERRSAYEAEVTYASVSELGFDVLRDRLATDEVDRIVPAPRVALVDEADSVLVDEARVPLVLAGSTAGPAVDPALADLVKRLRRDLHFEVDDEERNVYLTGAGSELVERALGGIDLYSDEHVSTTLSKVNVALHAQVLLHRDVDYIVRDGKVHLINDTRGRIAKLQRWPDGLQAAVEAKEAVATTDSGEVLDSITVQALLSRYPTVCGMTGTAVAVAEQLRDFYQLEVLVIPANVECVREDEAPRLYTTLELKEAAIVAEIKAVHETGRPILVGTLDVAESERLSRKLAEAGLECVVLNAKNDAEEASIIADAGSFERVTVSTQMAGRGTDIRLGGHDSTDRERIAELGGLYVIGTGRHSSSRLDDQLRGRAGRQGDPGGSVFFSSLQDDLVTQYVPDHDEPAEVEDDGRVVDTGTLHAVEHGQRVAEGVHLEIHRNTWRYNKLIEHQRTLMLEYRDQLLTTDKAWEELAKRKPERAAELAELDREVLVEAARLIALHHLDQRWSDHLTFLTDLREGIHLRALARQNPLDEFHREAIPAYHKIVPDAWDEAEETFAKVEIDEEGAHLAAAGVQRPNTTWTYLVNDNPFSSGLEETFKGLVKLVRRR; this is encoded by the coding sequence GTGACCACTCTCCTGGGACGGTTCAAGCAGCGGCTGCGCCGGTTCGCGCAGAAGCCCGGCTCCGCCGACCTCACGCCGTACCGCAAGCTGCTCGTCGAGGTGAACGAGCAGGCGGACCGCGTGAGCGCGCTCAGCGACGCGGAGCTGACCGAGGCGGCGGCGGCACTGCGGGAGAAGTCCGACTTCGGACGCCCCGAGCTGGTCGAGGTCTGCGCGCTGGGGCGCGAGGCCGCGGACCGCGCGCTCGGGCTGCGCCCGTTCGACGTGCAGATCCTCGGTGCGCTGGGCCTGCTCGAAGGCCACGTCGTGGAGATGGCCACCGGTGAGGGCAAGACGCTGTCCGGCGCGATCGCCGCCGCCGGGTTCGCGCTGCGCGGCGACCACGTGCACGTGGTCTCGGTCAACGACTACCTGGCCCAGCGCGACGCCGAGTGGATGGGCCCGCTGTACGAGCTGCTCGGCGTGTCCGTCGGCTGGCTCAACCAGAGCAGCAAGCCCGAGGAGCGCCGCTCCGCCTACGAGGCCGAGGTCACCTACGCCTCGGTGTCCGAACTCGGCTTCGACGTGCTGCGCGACCGGCTGGCCACCGACGAGGTCGACCGGATCGTGCCCGCGCCGCGCGTCGCCCTGGTCGACGAGGCCGACTCGGTGCTGGTGGACGAGGCCCGCGTGCCGCTCGTGCTGGCCGGCTCCACCGCCGGCCCCGCGGTCGACCCGGCGCTCGCCGACCTGGTCAAGCGGCTGCGCCGCGACCTGCACTTCGAGGTGGACGACGAGGAGCGCAACGTCTACCTGACCGGCGCGGGCTCCGAGCTGGTCGAACGCGCCCTGGGCGGCATCGACCTGTACTCCGACGAGCACGTGTCGACCACGCTGAGCAAGGTCAACGTCGCCCTGCACGCCCAGGTCCTGCTGCACCGCGACGTCGACTACATCGTCCGCGACGGCAAGGTCCACCTGATCAACGACACCCGCGGCCGGATCGCGAAGCTCCAGCGCTGGCCGGACGGCCTGCAGGCGGCGGTCGAGGCCAAGGAGGCGGTGGCCACCACCGACTCCGGCGAGGTGCTCGACTCGATCACCGTGCAGGCGCTGCTCAGCCGCTACCCCACGGTGTGCGGCATGACCGGCACCGCGGTCGCCGTGGCCGAGCAGCTGCGCGACTTCTACCAGCTCGAGGTCCTGGTCATCCCGGCGAACGTGGAGTGCGTCCGGGAGGACGAGGCACCCCGGCTCTACACGACGCTGGAGCTCAAGGAAGCCGCCATCGTCGCGGAGATCAAGGCCGTCCACGAGACCGGCCGGCCGATCCTGGTCGGCACGCTGGACGTGGCCGAGTCCGAGCGGCTGTCCCGCAAGCTCGCCGAGGCCGGCCTGGAGTGCGTGGTCCTCAACGCGAAGAACGACGCCGAGGAAGCCTCGATCATCGCCGACGCGGGCTCGTTCGAGCGGGTCACCGTGTCCACCCAGATGGCCGGCCGCGGCACCGACATCCGGCTCGGCGGGCACGACTCGACCGACCGCGAGCGGATCGCCGAACTGGGCGGCCTCTACGTGATCGGCACCGGCCGGCACTCGTCGTCGCGGCTGGACGACCAGCTGCGCGGTCGCGCCGGCCGGCAGGGCGACCCCGGCGGCTCGGTGTTCTTCTCCTCGTTGCAGGACGACCTGGTCACCCAGTACGTGCCCGACCACGACGAGCCCGCCGAGGTCGAGGACGACGGCCGGGTGGTCGACACCGGCACGCTGCACGCCGTCGAGCACGGGCAGCGCGTGGCCGAGGGCGTGCACCTGGAGATCCACCGCAACACGTGGCGCTACAACAAGCTGATCGAGCACCAGCGCACGCTGATGCTGGAGTACCGCGACCAGCTGCTGACCACCGACAAGGCGTGGGAGGAGCTGGCGAAGCGCAAGCCCGAGCGGGCCGCGGAGCTGGCCGAGCTGGACCGCGAGGTGCTGGTGGAGGCGGCCCGGCTGATCGCGCTGCACCACCTCGACCAGCGGTGGAGCGACCACCTGACGTTCCTCACCGACCTGCGCGAGGGCATCCACCTGCGGGCGCTGGCGCGGCAGAACCCGCTCGACGAGTTCCACCGCGAGGCGATCCCGGCCTACCACAAGATCGTGCCGGACGCGTGGGACGAGGCGGAGGAGACCTTCGCCAAGGTGGAGATCGACGAGGAGGGCGCCCACCTGGCCGCGGCCGGCGTGCAGCGACCGAACACCACGTGGACCTACCTGGTCAACGACAACCCGTTCTCCTCCGGCTTGGAGGAGACCTTCAAGGGCCTGGTGAAACTGGTGCGCCGCCGCTGA
- a CDS encoding MFS transporter — MSNAAPPKPGFAKVVIGSLVGTTIEWYDFFLYGSAAALVFNKLFFPNEDELTGTLLAFLTYAIGFLARPLGGLVFGHFGDKLGRKKLLVLSLFLMGGATFAMGLLPTYAAIGVGAPLLLTLLRLVQGFALGGEWGGAVLIVSEHGSAERRGFWASWPQAGAPMGNLLAIAVLAVLAAVQSDEAFLSWGWRVPFLLSGVLVLIGLWIRLSVTESPIFLEAQAKARAKEAEQGAVRERPPVVTVLRENWREVLIAMGARMAENVSYYVITAFILVYVTTSLGLPRSTGLNAVLIGSVAHLVAIPLWGALSDRIGRRATYLIGAVGVGAWMFPFFWLLDLKSFLPVTLAVTVGLVLHGAMYGPQAAFFSELFGTKVRYSGASIGYQLASIAAGALAPIIATALLRDFGSSFPIVLYVLGMCVLTVIAVVASRETRGTSLSRTDTDRATVSA; from the coding sequence ATGAGCAACGCCGCTCCGCCCAAGCCCGGTTTCGCCAAGGTCGTCATCGGAAGTCTCGTGGGAACCACCATCGAGTGGTACGACTTCTTCTTGTACGGCAGCGCGGCCGCGTTGGTGTTCAACAAGTTGTTCTTCCCCAACGAGGACGAGCTGACCGGCACGCTGCTGGCGTTTCTCACCTACGCCATCGGGTTCCTCGCCCGACCGCTCGGTGGCCTGGTGTTCGGGCACTTCGGCGACAAGCTGGGCCGCAAGAAGCTGCTCGTGCTCAGCCTGTTCCTGATGGGCGGCGCGACGTTCGCGATGGGCCTGCTGCCCACCTACGCCGCGATCGGTGTCGGCGCGCCGCTGCTGCTGACGTTGCTGCGGCTGGTGCAGGGGTTCGCGCTGGGCGGCGAGTGGGGCGGCGCGGTGCTGATCGTGTCCGAGCACGGCAGCGCCGAGCGGCGCGGGTTCTGGGCGTCGTGGCCACAGGCCGGCGCGCCGATGGGCAACCTGCTGGCGATCGCCGTGCTCGCGGTCCTGGCGGCCGTGCAGAGCGACGAGGCGTTCCTGTCGTGGGGGTGGCGGGTGCCGTTCCTGCTGTCCGGCGTGCTGGTGCTGATCGGCCTGTGGATCCGGTTGAGCGTCACCGAATCGCCGATCTTCCTCGAGGCGCAGGCGAAAGCGCGGGCGAAGGAGGCGGAGCAGGGCGCGGTGAGGGAACGTCCGCCGGTCGTCACGGTGCTGCGCGAGAACTGGCGCGAGGTGCTGATCGCGATGGGCGCGCGCATGGCGGAGAACGTCTCCTACTACGTGATCACCGCGTTCATCCTGGTCTACGTCACCACGTCGCTCGGCCTGCCCCGCTCCACGGGCCTCAACGCGGTGCTGATCGGGTCGGTCGCCCACCTGGTCGCCATCCCGCTGTGGGGCGCGCTGTCGGACCGGATCGGCCGCCGGGCCACGTACCTGATCGGCGCGGTCGGCGTCGGCGCGTGGATGTTCCCGTTCTTCTGGCTGCTGGACCTGAAGTCGTTCCTGCCGGTCACCCTCGCGGTCACGGTCGGGCTGGTGCTGCACGGCGCGATGTACGGGCCGCAGGCCGCGTTCTTCTCCGAGCTGTTCGGCACGAAGGTCCGCTACTCGGGCGCGTCGATCGGCTACCAGCTCGCCTCGATCGCGGCGGGCGCGCTGGCCCCGATCATCGCCACCGCCCTGCTGCGCGACTTCGGCAGCTCGTTCCCGATCGTGCTGTACGTGCTGGGGATGTGCGTGCTGACGGTGATCGCGGTCGTCGCGTCCCGGGAGACCCGGGGCACCTCGCTGAGCCGGACCGACACCGACCGCGCGACGGTGTCAGCATGA
- a CDS encoding GlsB/YeaQ/YmgE family stress response membrane protein, whose translation MGIGGVISALIVGLIIGFLGKLVAPGKQAIPIWLTIVVGIVAAFLGTFVARALGVDDTPGIDWIEVIVQVALAAVGVSLVAGFWGKRQVR comes from the coding sequence GTGGGCATCGGCGGCGTGATCAGCGCTCTTATCGTGGGTCTCATCATCGGGTTCCTGGGCAAACTCGTGGCACCGGGCAAGCAGGCCATCCCCATCTGGCTGACCATCGTGGTCGGCATCGTGGCGGCCTTCCTGGGCACGTTCGTGGCCCGCGCGCTCGGGGTCGACGACACGCCCGGCATCGACTGGATCGAGGTCATCGTGCAGGTGGCGCTCGCCGCGGTCGGCGTGAGCCTGGTGGCCGGGTTCTGGGGCAAGAGGCAAGTCCGCTAG
- a CDS encoding sporulation protein → MVFKRMLRAFGVGGPSVDTVLTNPNVRPGELLTGEVRIAGGDHPADIDEVKLALVTRVEVESGDNEHNRNVEFARAVVARNVQVGPGQRLALPFQFPVPLETPLTVVHGTPLHGMTMGLRTELEVRGAVDPGDLDPVAVHPIRSQEHVLNAFGALGFRFTRADSEQGRIHGVPQQLPFYQEIEFLPPQQFLGKISQIELTFVADPHHLYVVLEADRRGGLFRQGGDTFGHFAMSHDEVIRTDWAGVLHQWMDKVSGRRSSHGHGL, encoded by the coding sequence GTGGTGTTCAAGAGGATGTTGCGCGCGTTCGGAGTCGGCGGTCCGTCCGTGGACACGGTGCTGACCAACCCCAACGTGCGTCCCGGCGAGCTGCTCACCGGCGAGGTCCGCATCGCCGGCGGCGACCACCCCGCCGACATCGACGAGGTCAAGCTCGCGCTGGTCACCAGGGTCGAGGTGGAGAGCGGCGACAACGAGCACAACCGCAACGTCGAGTTCGCCCGAGCGGTCGTCGCCCGGAACGTCCAGGTCGGCCCCGGCCAGCGCCTCGCGCTGCCGTTCCAGTTCCCGGTGCCGCTGGAGACCCCGCTGACCGTCGTGCACGGCACCCCGCTGCACGGCATGACGATGGGCCTGCGCACGGAGCTGGAGGTGCGCGGCGCGGTCGACCCCGGCGACCTCGACCCGGTCGCCGTGCACCCGATCCGCTCCCAGGAGCACGTCCTCAACGCGTTCGGCGCGCTGGGCTTCCGGTTCACCCGCGCGGACTCCGAGCAGGGCCGCATCCACGGCGTGCCGCAGCAGCTGCCGTTCTACCAGGAGATCGAGTTCCTGCCCCCGCAGCAGTTCCTCGGCAAGATCAGCCAGATCGAGCTGACCTTCGTCGCCGACCCGCACCACCTGTACGTGGTGCTGGAGGCGGACCGGCGCGGCGGCCTGTTCCGGCAGGGCGGCGACACGTTCGGGCACTTCGCCATGTCGCACGATGAGGTGATCCGCACGGACTGGGCCGGGGTCCTGCACCAGTGGATGGACAAGGTCTCCGGAAGGCGATCTTCGCACGGTCACGGCCTGTAG
- a CDS encoding 3-hydroxybutyrate dehydrogenase produces the protein MNSVPGHNPSRPGTAATGGELAGRTALVTGAGSGIGRACAAALAEAGARVHLVDRDEAVTAVADEIGGTAHVVDLADDDPTRTLPTAVDVLVNNAGLQHVAPVHEFPPEKFALLQRVMVTAPFLLARHVLPHMRRQRWGRLVHVSSVHGRRASAFKSAYVTAKHGLEGLSKVLALEGAEHGVTSNCVSPGYVRTPLVEDQLTSQAEAHGIDPHRVLADVLLTRHAVKELVEPHEVADLVRWLCGATARHVTGSSFTIDGGWTAR, from the coding sequence ATGAACAGTGTCCCGGGTCACAACCCGAGCCGGCCCGGAACGGCCGCCACCGGTGGGGAACTCGCCGGCCGCACGGCGCTGGTCACCGGCGCGGGCAGCGGGATCGGGCGGGCGTGCGCCGCCGCGCTGGCCGAGGCGGGCGCGCGGGTCCACCTGGTCGACCGGGACGAGGCGGTCACCGCCGTCGCCGACGAGATCGGCGGCACGGCGCACGTGGTCGACCTCGCCGACGACGACCCGACCCGAACCCTCCCGACCGCCGTCGACGTGCTGGTCAACAACGCTGGCCTACAGCACGTGGCCCCGGTGCACGAGTTCCCGCCGGAGAAGTTCGCGCTGCTGCAACGGGTCATGGTCACCGCGCCGTTCCTGCTCGCCCGCCACGTGCTGCCGCACATGCGCCGGCAGCGGTGGGGCCGGCTCGTGCACGTCTCCAGCGTCCACGGCCGGCGCGCCAGCGCGTTCAAATCCGCCTACGTCACGGCCAAGCACGGCCTGGAAGGGCTGAGCAAGGTGCTCGCGCTGGAAGGCGCGGAACACGGGGTCACCAGCAACTGCGTGAGCCCCGGCTACGTGCGCACCCCGTTGGTGGAGGACCAGCTCACGAGCCAGGCCGAAGCGCACGGCATCGACCCGCACCGCGTGCTCGCCGACGTCCTGCTGACCCGGCACGCGGTCAAGGAACTGGTGGAACCGCACGAGGTGGCCGACCTGGTCCGCTGGCTGTGCGGTGCCACGGCCCGCCACGTCACCGGCTCCAGCTTCACGATCGACGGTGGCTGGACCGCCCGGTAG